A stretch of Miscanthus floridulus cultivar M001 chromosome 13, ASM1932011v1, whole genome shotgun sequence DNA encodes these proteins:
- the LOC136499808 gene encoding uncharacterized protein has protein sequence MADAEVAGAVEQPVLTLGEGSSALVWALETQSLGKSVFLWWERDVWDQLQWQKGLLAGTNELLLTQSAEVEDLRLRCADAKVKELEEEFTCVAGDWDAFRFWAEEATTSGKALAGQLGAEQSAHQLTKGALDEALTVVEASWTEAVLGREASRAAKVTQVEAQCLKEKAKASQAEALRWKEKAEASQVEARRWEQKAKESKAKVTWVAEASVAVQAVLETEIREHEALKSAARTAYEALEVEGVQSGSSLGSRLIALSDQVRERLRGALHTGVKRALAVITSHYIGVDLQAINNGYVLPDDDEEADEAVAKLMEAAEGLGTALANLFEEEVVAPPPSANAGGLES, from the exons ATGGCCGACGCCGAGGTGGCcggtgccgtggaacagccggttctGACCCTGGGCGAGGGAAGTTCGGCCCTTGTGTGG GCGCTCGAGACCCAAtcccttgggaagtcagtctttctctggtgggagagggacgtctgggaccagcttcagtggcagaagggccttcttgccggcacCAATGAGCTCCTGTTGACAcagagcgcagaggtggaggacctccgccttcgttgtgccgatgcgaag gtcaaggagttggaggaggagttCACCTGCGTGGCCGGTGATTGGGATGCCTTTAGGTTCTGGGCCGAAGAAGCCACGACCTCGGGCAAggctcttgctgggcagctaggagcggagcagagtgcgcaccagctgacgaaaggcgccttggatgaggcccttacggtGGTTGAGGCCTCctggaccgaggctgtg CTGGGGAGAGAGGCTTCCAGGGCAGCCAAGGTCACTCAGGTCGAGGCCCAGTGCCTGAAGGAGAAAGCTAAGGCTTCCCAGGCTGAGGCcctacgctggaaggagaaagctgaggcctctcaggtcgaggcccgacgctgggagcagaaggccaagg AGTCAAAGGCGAAGGTTACCTGGGTAGCCGAGGCTTCCGTcgcggtgcaggcggtgcttgagaccgagatcagggagcacgagGCACTGAAGAGTGCCGCCCGTACTGCttacgaggccttggaggtcgagggggttcaatcaggcagctcccttgggagccgtctgattgcattgagcgatcaagtgcgtgagcgactccgaggagcgctgcatacgggcgtcaagcgcgcgctggccgtcatcaCCTCGCACTACATAggtgttgacctccaagccatcaacaatggctatgtcctgcccgatgatgatgaggaggctgaCGAGGCGGTTGCGAaactgatggaggcggcggagggcctCGGTACGGCGTTGGCCAatttgttcgaagaggaggtggtcgctCCTCCGCCGTCTGCCAATGCTGGAGGCCTTGAGTCATAA